Proteins found in one uncultured Campylobacter sp. genomic segment:
- the tatA gene encoding twin-arginine translocase TatA/TatE family subunit: MGSMSIGHWLIVLIVVVLLFGAKKIPELAKGLGQGIKTFKKEMEEDDEPQKVEKKMEQEVKDTEISDTKKA; encoded by the coding sequence ATGGGTTCTATGAGTATTGGACACTGGCTGATTGTTTTGATCGTTGTTGTGTTGCTGTTCGGAGCGAAAAAAATCCCAGAGCTTGCAAAGGGTCTAGGACAGGGCATAAAGACTTTCAAAAAAGAGATGGAAGAGGACGACGAACCGCAAAAGGTCGAGAAAAAGATGGAACAAGAGGTTAAAGACACCGAAATCAGCGATACTAAAAAGGCGTAA
- the argS gene encoding arginine--tRNA ligase codes for MKNLVLNEIFKILSREVVLEKPKDKSLAHYASPEAFALAKEMRKAPKLIAEELAAKFKDSEILSATAVNGYLNFHLKPAVLGALAENALSLGGDFAKNDAELGRGILPASERICVSEPASKGCAANLAASGNDAAKLQNSAARQNFISQNSEEASNSIAAPNRDEARNSVAAPQKILLEYISANPTGPLHIGHVRGAVYGDTFARIGRYLGHRVDTEYYINDAGNQIELLGTSIALRARELAGEDVSYPEKYYRGEYIDEIIPLARAQFGDEIFRDESRVLILAEFAKDEVLKIIQKDLADAGIHIQNWASEKSLYGELEPTIRKLERSGKMYEQEGKIWIRSSQLGDEKDRVVIREDARPTYLAGDIVYHNNKFERGYERCINIWGADHHGYIARLKAAVHFLGYDESRLEIILMQMVNLLKDGQTYKMSKRAGNAILMSDVLAAIGRDAMRFIFISKKGETPLEFDVDELAREDSSNPIFYINYAHARVNQIFTKAGKREADVLGADFGALDEAGLGLAFAALGLNEILNDAFNSRGLQKLPDFLKALAADFHKYYNENRVVGSENEDAKLKLFALVALSIRTAFALMGLSAKEKM; via the coding sequence TTGAAAAATTTAGTCTTAAACGAAATTTTTAAAATTTTATCTCGCGAAGTCGTTTTAGAAAAACCCAAAGATAAAAGTTTGGCTCATTACGCCTCGCCCGAGGCTTTCGCGCTGGCTAAGGAGATGCGAAAGGCGCCAAAGCTCATCGCCGAGGAGCTTGCGGCTAAATTTAAAGATAGCGAAATTCTAAGCGCCACGGCGGTAAACGGCTATCTAAATTTTCATCTAAAGCCCGCTGTGTTGGGTGCGCTTGCTGAAAATGCTCTTAGCTTGGGCGGCGATTTTGCGAAAAATGACGCCGAGCTTGGGCGCGGAATTTTACCGGCTTCGGAAAGGATTTGCGTAAGCGAGCCTGCTAGCAAAGGCTGCGCTGCAAATCTAGCTGCGAGCGGCAATGACGCCGCTAAATTGCAGAATTCCGCCGCTAGGCAAAATTTTATTTCGCAGAATTCCGAGGAGGCGTCAAATTCCATCGCAGCACCAAATCGCGATGAGGCGCGGAATTCCGTCGCTGCGCCGCAAAAAATTCTGCTCGAATACATCAGCGCTAATCCGACCGGTCCGCTTCATATCGGGCACGTACGCGGCGCCGTTTACGGCGATACGTTCGCGCGCATCGGGCGCTATCTGGGGCACCGCGTCGATACCGAGTACTACATCAACGACGCGGGCAATCAGATCGAGCTTTTGGGCACTTCGATCGCGCTTCGTGCGCGCGAGCTCGCGGGCGAGGACGTGAGCTATCCCGAGAAATACTATCGCGGCGAGTATATCGACGAGATCATCCCCCTTGCGCGCGCCCAATTCGGCGATGAAATTTTCCGCGACGAATCGCGCGTTTTGATCCTTGCGGAGTTTGCTAAAGACGAAGTGCTAAAGATCATACAAAAAGATCTCGCAGACGCGGGCATTCATATCCAAAACTGGGCTAGCGAAAAGAGCCTCTACGGCGAGCTTGAGCCTACGATTAGGAAGCTTGAGCGCAGCGGCAAGATGTATGAGCAGGAGGGTAAAATTTGGATCCGCTCATCGCAGCTCGGAGATGAAAAGGATCGCGTCGTCATCCGCGAGGATGCGCGCCCGACCTATCTTGCGGGCGACATCGTCTATCACAACAACAAATTTGAGCGCGGATATGAGCGCTGCATCAACATCTGGGGAGCCGATCACCACGGCTACATCGCGCGCCTAAAGGCCGCCGTGCATTTTCTGGGCTACGACGAAAGCAGGCTCGAGATCATCCTAATGCAGATGGTAAATTTGCTCAAAGACGGGCAGACCTACAAAATGAGCAAGCGCGCGGGCAACGCGATTTTGATGAGTGACGTGCTCGCCGCGATCGGTAGGGACGCGATGCGATTTATCTTCATCAGCAAAAAGGGCGAGACGCCGCTTGAGTTCGACGTGGACGAGCTCGCGCGCGAGGACAGCAGTAACCCGATCTTTTACATCAACTACGCCCACGCGCGGGTCAATCAAATTTTTACCAAAGCGGGCAAGCGCGAGGCGGACGTCTTGGGCGCGGACTTCGGCGCGCTGGATGAAGCGGGGCTCGGCCTAGCTTTTGCGGCGCTTGGTTTGAATGAAATTTTAAACGACGCATTTAATTCGCGCGGCTTGCAGAAGCTGCCCGATTTCCTAAAGGCGCTCGCGGCGGACTTTCACAAATACTACAACGAAAACCGCGTCGTAGGCAGCGAGAATGAGGACGCGAAGCTCAAGCTGTTTGCGCTCGTAGCGCTTAGTATCCGCACTGCGTTTGCTCTGATGGGCTTAAGCGCGAAAGAGAAGATGTAG
- a CDS encoding riboflavin synthase, with product MFNGLIREIAQVASFSGDLLQLRARYRPALGDSVAVNGACLSVTRLFADGFAVQLSSETARVIAAQNLRGPVHIEPAMRLGERIDGHLIQGHVDAVGEIYKISKLASGVDFFIRAPLHIEPLLAPKGSVAIDGVSLTINEVLEGRNFTHKDRKGPLGSNFSGASLHGQNFSGSNSVCDLNPLGVNLKSEAQSCAIRLTIIPLTLKDTLFGTYKIGRRVNIETDLLARYVAAQLGFAGGRLVGRGTVAARNDSADGEEEGLSWDAVDKILSLY from the coding sequence ATGTTTAACGGACTGATCAGAGAGATCGCGCAGGTTGCGAGCTTTAGCGGTGATTTGCTGCAACTGCGCGCGAGATACCGCCCCGCGCTCGGCGATAGCGTCGCGGTAAACGGCGCATGCCTGAGCGTGACGCGGCTTTTTGCGGACGGATTTGCGGTGCAGCTTTCTAGCGAGACGGCGCGCGTCATCGCCGCGCAAAACCTGCGCGGCCCTGTGCATATAGAGCCTGCGATGCGCCTAGGCGAGCGCATAGACGGGCATTTGATCCAAGGACACGTCGATGCCGTGGGCGAAATTTATAAAATTTCAAAGCTTGCAAGCGGCGTCGATTTTTTTATCCGCGCGCCGCTGCACATAGAGCCGCTGTTAGCGCCGAAGGGCTCGGTGGCGATCGACGGCGTGAGCCTAACGATCAACGAAGTGCTTGAGGGTAGAAATTTTACTCACAAAGACCGCAAAGGCCCGCTCGGTTCAAATTTTAGCGGCGCAAGCTTGCACGGGCAAAATTTTAGCGGCTCAAATTCCGTTTGCGATCTAAATCCCTTGGGCGTAAATTTAAAGAGCGAAGCGCAAAGCTGCGCCATTCGCCTTACGATCATCCCGCTCACGCTTAAGGATACGCTCTTTGGAACCTACAAAATCGGGCGCCGCGTAAATATCGAGACCGATCTGCTCGCGCGATACGTCGCGGCGCAGCTGGGCTTTGCCGGCGGACGGCTCGTCGGTCGCGGCACTGTTGCGGCGCGCAATGATAGCGCCGATGGCGAAGAAGAGGGGCTTTCGTGGGACGCGGTAGATAAAATTTTGAGCCTGTATTAG
- a CDS encoding tetratricopeptide repeat protein: protein MKACEKSKAVSCHKLGNLYQKGLLEKDYKKAVKFYEKACDLGYGKSCHNGGSVYIMGGFGLEVDHEKAFELFKKGCERGLPDSCYNVAFSYQQGDGTQMNYDKAIEFYTKACDLGFSYACGNLGVLYVGGSQNVKQDLRKALDYFVRACDLGNEKICEKLQWIKDTISIDQPQN, encoded by the coding sequence TTGAAAGCATGCGAGAAAAGTAAAGCAGTAAGTTGCCACAAGCTAGGAAATTTATACCAAAAAGGTCTCCTAGAGAAGGATTATAAAAAAGCGGTAAAATTTTATGAAAAAGCATGTGATTTAGGCTATGGTAAAAGTTGCCACAACGGTGGAAGTGTATACATTATGGGCGGTTTTGGACTAGAAGTAGATCACGAAAAGGCGTTTGAGCTTTTTAAAAAAGGCTGTGAACGTGGCTTACCCGATAGCTGCTATAACGTCGCATTTTCATATCAGCAAGGCGACGGGACGCAGATGAACTATGATAAAGCTATAGAATTTTACACGAAAGCCTGCGATTTAGGCTTTTCCTATGCTTGCGGTAATCTCGGAGTTTTGTACGTTGGCGGTAGTCAGAATGTAAAGCAAGATCTCCGCAAGGCGTTAGACTATTTTGTGAGGGCTTGCGACTTAGGGAATGAAAAAATTTGCGAAAAGCTTCAATGGATAAAAGACACGATTTCAATAGATCAACCGCAAAATTAA
- a CDS encoding ABC transporter ATP-binding protein, translating to MELLKGVNLTHAYDYTLFENVNLSVQEGESIAILGVSGCGKSTLLHILCTLLKPNSGEVIYGGRSIYELSSDERLKIRRNDFGIIFQSHYLFKGFSSGENIELAAKLTNNAIDDEILKKLQIEHTLKQGVGELSGGQQQRVSIARILCKKPRIIFADEPTGNLDKDTANEVMNVIFDYVKSSRGALVLVTHDENLAQKCCKVYRLNNRNLAQI from the coding sequence ATGGAACTTCTCAAGGGCGTAAATCTTACTCACGCGTATGATTATACGCTCTTTGAAAATGTAAACTTAAGCGTTCAAGAGGGCGAGAGTATCGCTATTTTGGGCGTTAGCGGCTGCGGCAAATCGACCCTGCTTCATATTCTATGCACGCTTTTAAAACCAAACTCGGGCGAGGTGATCTACGGTGGGCGCAGTATTTACGAGCTAAGCTCCGATGAGAGACTTAAAATCCGCCGTAACGACTTTGGCATAATATTTCAATCTCACTACCTTTTTAAGGGCTTCTCCTCTGGCGAAAATATCGAACTCGCTGCTAAACTTACGAATAATGCGATAGATGATGAAATTTTAAAAAAGCTTCAGATCGAACATACTTTAAAGCAAGGCGTGGGCGAGCTTAGCGGCGGACAGCAGCAGCGCGTGAGCATCGCTCGCATACTTTGCAAAAAGCCACGCATAATCTTTGCCGACGAGCCTACTGGAAATTTAGATAAGGATACCGCAAACGAGGTCATGAACGTGATTTTTGATTACGTAAAATCCAGTCGTGGCGCGCTCGTGCTCGTGACCCACGATGAGAATTTAGCGCAAAAATGCTGCAAAGTTTATCGACTAAATAACCGAAATTTAGCGCAAATATAA
- a CDS encoding c-type cytochrome has translation MRKVLIACAALAAFSSAAFAADGATLYKKCVACHGANAEKPYLGGKVPALNTLSKEDLVASLKGYKDGTLGDGKGKFGMMGVMKGQAASLNDESIEALADFIVSKK, from the coding sequence ATGAGAAAAGTTTTAATCGCATGCGCTGCATTAGCGGCGTTTAGTTCGGCAGCGTTTGCCGCAGACGGCGCTACATTGTATAAAAAATGCGTGGCCTGTCACGGAGCCAACGCCGAGAAGCCTTATCTTGGCGGCAAAGTACCTGCGCTAAACACCCTAAGCAAGGAAGATCTCGTCGCGAGCCTAAAAGGCTACAAAGACGGCACCTTGGGCGACGGCAAGGGCAAATTCGGCATGATGGGCGTTATGAAGGGTCAAGCAGCTTCGCTTAACGACGAATCGATCGAAGCGCTAGCCGATTTCATCGTCTCTAAAAAATAA
- the rpsB gene encoding 30S ribosomal protein S2 produces MVTMRDLLECGVHFGHQTRRWNPKMKKFIFGERKGIYIIDLQKTIRYFRYTYNIVRDAAAEGKTILFVGTKKQAGATLKEYAEKCGMPYVSHRWLGGMLTNFSTIKQSIRKLEVIETMEEDGSINLLTKKEALMLRRKKEKLELYLGGIRNMKGLPDMIFVIDVVKEKIAVAEANRLKMPVIAPLDTNCDPDVVDFPIPGNDDAIRSVQLFCQEMAEAINEGKALRDQDASEDVEQSEAVSDEEKEEVVAEAMSEEDFDVSEDEE; encoded by the coding sequence ATGGTAACAATGAGAGATTTGCTAGAGTGCGGCGTTCATTTCGGACACCAAACCCGCAGATGGAATCCGAAGATGAAAAAATTCATTTTCGGCGAGCGCAAAGGTATCTACATCATAGATCTACAAAAAACTATCCGCTACTTTCGCTACACTTATAATATCGTGCGCGACGCGGCTGCCGAGGGCAAGACGATACTTTTCGTAGGCACCAAAAAACAAGCCGGCGCTACACTAAAAGAGTACGCCGAAAAATGCGGCATGCCTTATGTGAGCCACAGATGGCTAGGCGGCATGCTGACGAATTTTTCCACTATCAAGCAATCGATCCGCAAGCTCGAAGTAATCGAGACTATGGAAGAGGACGGCTCGATAAATTTACTAACTAAAAAAGAGGCGCTAATGCTTCGCCGCAAAAAAGAGAAGCTCGAGCTTTATCTAGGCGGCATTCGCAATATGAAGGGCCTTCCCGATATGATCTTCGTCATTGACGTAGTTAAAGAAAAGATCGCCGTAGCGGAAGCTAATCGCCTAAAAATGCCGGTTATCGCGCCTTTGGATACGAACTGCGATCCGGACGTAGTCGATTTCCCAATACCTGGCAACGACGATGCGATCCGCTCGGTTCAGCTTTTCTGCCAAGAGATGGCAGAAGCGATCAACGAGGGCAAGGCGCTTCGCGATCAAGACGCAAGCGAGGATGTCGAGCAGAGCGAAGCCGTCAGCGACGAGGAGAAAGAAGAAGTCGTAGCCGAGGCGATGAGCGAAGAGGATTTTGACGTAAGCGAGGACGAAGAGTAA
- a CDS encoding tetratricopeptide repeat protein, whose translation MRKIIDIAALSLAVCILVMVLFWPSPVLSFKCYRGDGVSCAQLGRDKLSRGDYDGAKLAFAKACEAGEKDSCFDLGALYDGEGNATQAGVFYTAACDKNVAIACHKLGNLYQRGRLGKDFVAAARYYVKACDLGYAKSCHNAAVVYYKGDFGFAVDAAKATSFFKRGCDGGLVDSCYNAGVAYDKGLGAPLNRDQAEKFYIKSCELGYDDACNNLGYLYLSEGDLRGFSKGLEYVKKGCDAGNKKSCEFYEFIKEKILKKQGGR comes from the coding sequence ATGAGAAAGATCATCGACATAGCGGCGCTTTCGCTCGCCGTTTGCATCTTGGTTATGGTGCTTTTTTGGCCGTCACCCGTTTTATCGTTTAAGTGCTACCGCGGCGATGGCGTAAGCTGCGCGCAGCTGGGGCGCGACAAGCTCTCCCGCGGAGATTACGATGGCGCCAAGCTCGCTTTTGCCAAGGCTTGCGAGGCGGGCGAGAAAGATAGCTGCTTTGATTTGGGTGCCCTATACGATGGCGAGGGCAATGCGACGCAAGCGGGCGTATTTTATACCGCAGCGTGCGATAAAAACGTCGCCATAGCCTGCCACAAGCTAGGCAACCTATATCAGCGAGGGCGCCTGGGTAAGGACTTCGTTGCGGCAGCTCGGTACTATGTCAAGGCCTGCGATTTGGGCTATGCCAAGAGCTGTCACAATGCGGCCGTGGTCTATTACAAGGGCGATTTCGGGTTTGCGGTGGATGCGGCAAAGGCGACGAGTTTTTTCAAACGTGGTTGCGATGGCGGGCTAGTGGATAGCTGCTATAATGCCGGCGTTGCGTATGATAAGGGCCTCGGTGCGCCGTTAAATCGCGACCAGGCGGAGAAGTTTTACATCAAATCCTGCGAGTTGGGCTATGATGACGCCTGCAATAATTTAGGCTATTTGTATCTGAGCGAGGGGGATTTGCGCGGATTTTCCAAGGGGCTCGAATACGTCAAAAAGGGCTGCGACGCGGGCAATAAAAAATCCTGCGAGTTCTACGAGTTTATAAAAGAGAAAATTTTAAAGAAGCAGGGCGGTCGGTAG
- the tsf gene encoding translation elongation factor Ts: MEISAQMVKELRESTGAGMMDCKKALVETDGDMDKAVDLLREKGLGKAAKKADRLASEGLVSVEVGADHKIATISEINSETDFVAKNQNFINLVKNTTLHIQSKGISSIDELNSSVINGVKFDEHLKSQIATIGENLVVRRFETIKAGANGVVNGYLHSNGRVGVIIAAACDSERTAEGAKELIKNLCMHAAAMKPQVISYKELDPDFIEKEFLALKGEFEKENEEFVRLGKPLHKIPQFGSRAHLSDEILAKEIEALKDELRKQNKPEKIWDKILPGQIDRFIADNTQIDQRLTLLGQFYVMDDKKTVEQVIDEEAKKLGGKIEIVKYVRFEVGEGLEKKSEDFAAEVAAQIG; encoded by the coding sequence ATGGAAATCAGCGCGCAAATGGTAAAAGAGCTCCGCGAAAGCACCGGAGCGGGGATGATGGACTGCAAAAAGGCTTTAGTTGAAACAGACGGCGATATGGATAAGGCCGTCGATTTGCTTCGCGAAAAGGGCCTTGGAAAGGCTGCTAAAAAAGCCGATCGCTTAGCTAGCGAGGGCTTAGTAAGCGTCGAAGTGGGCGCGGATCACAAGATCGCCACCATAAGCGAGATAAATTCCGAAACCGACTTCGTAGCTAAAAATCAAAATTTTATAAATTTAGTTAAAAATACTACCTTGCATATCCAAAGCAAGGGCATTAGCAGCATTGATGAGCTAAATTCCAGCGTCATTAACGGCGTTAAATTTGATGAGCATCTAAAGAGCCAGATCGCTACGATTGGCGAAAATTTGGTCGTTAGAAGATTTGAGACGATTAAGGCGGGCGCAAACGGAGTAGTAAACGGCTACCTACACTCAAACGGCCGCGTAGGTGTAATCATCGCAGCAGCTTGTGACAGCGAGCGAACTGCGGAGGGTGCGAAGGAGCTTATAAAAAATCTCTGCATGCACGCAGCCGCGATGAAACCTCAGGTTATCAGCTATAAAGAGCTTGATCCCGATTTTATCGAAAAAGAATTCTTAGCTCTTAAAGGCGAGTTTGAGAAGGAAAATGAGGAGTTTGTGCGCTTAGGTAAGCCCCTTCATAAGATCCCGCAGTTCGGCTCGCGCGCGCATCTAAGCGATGAAATTTTAGCCAAAGAGATCGAAGCTTTAAAAGATGAACTTCGCAAGCAAAATAAACCTGAAAAAATTTGGGATAAAATTTTGCCGGGTCAGATCGATCGCTTCATCGCCGATAATACTCAAATCGATCAGCGCCTCACGCTGCTAGGGCAATTTTACGTCATGGACGATAAGAAAACCGTCGAGCAGGTGATTGACGAAGAAGCTAAAAAACTAGGCGGCAAGATCGAGATCGTAAAATACGTCCGCTTCGAAGTGGGCGAAGGCCTAGAGAAAAAGAGCGAAGACTTTGCTGCCGAAGTAGCGGCTCAAATTGGCTAA
- a CDS encoding DUF4299 family protein, with product MSVEFHVKNKKRPLFMGYSDAMSVSKALDLLPDLSVFGIDESAEDFDERAFLKSPLSEYECLILGVRGKSGRGMELSYDEEQQSYAVRVNTPATVFDWVLAISYLQALSKQLGGEIMDENGEIYTHDKIEQFDYERDIAAGLHSIDQHLNGDTEVNFCYGVQRPFAINRAMMDEILASYNPAAEFSKRLSEVQYLDAYSAHQRFYRNGDDGTIMGSYALTQDMPTILPYKPFVEWQNAEMLKNSDVARWQIALIGIEGNENDAGNYHAIAELEYGEFIARLPKQNYRFIDASYILVDGLNAEQLKALVG from the coding sequence ATGAGCGTAGAATTCCACGTCAAAAACAAAAAGCGACCGCTATTTATGGGGTATTCGGACGCCATGAGCGTTAGCAAGGCATTAGATCTGCTGCCCGATCTATCGGTGTTTGGCATAGACGAGAGCGCCGAGGACTTTGACGAGAGGGCGTTTTTGAAATCGCCTTTGAGCGAGTATGAATGTTTGATTTTGGGCGTGCGGGGCAAGAGCGGGCGCGGAATGGAGCTTAGCTACGATGAGGAGCAGCAAAGCTACGCCGTGCGCGTAAATACGCCCGCGACGGTATTTGATTGGGTTTTGGCGATCTCATATCTGCAGGCGCTATCCAAGCAGCTGGGGGGCGAGATCATGGATGAAAACGGCGAAATTTACACTCACGACAAAATAGAGCAATTCGACTACGAGCGCGATATAGCGGCGGGGCTACATTCGATAGATCAGCACTTAAACGGCGATACGGAGGTAAATTTTTGCTACGGGGTGCAGAGGCCTTTTGCGATAAACCGCGCGATGATGGATGAAATTTTAGCCTCGTATAACCCCGCCGCCGAGTTTAGCAAGCGGCTGAGCGAGGTGCAATATCTTGACGCTTACAGCGCGCACCAGAGGTTTTACCGAAATGGAGATGACGGCACGATAATGGGCTCATACGCGCTCACGCAGGACATGCCCACTATCCTGCCCTACAAGCCGTTTGTGGAGTGGCAAAATGCGGAGATGCTGAAAAATAGCGACGTAGCGCGCTGGCAGATCGCGCTCATAGGCATAGAGGGCAACGAAAACGACGCAGGTAACTACCATGCAATCGCCGAGCTGGAATATGGCGAGTTTATCGCGCGTCTGCCGAAGCAAAACTACCGCTTCATCGATGCGAGCTATATTTTGGTGGATGGGCTAAACGCCGAGCAGCTAAAGGCGCTGGTAGGTTAA
- the gmk gene encoding guanylate kinase, with translation MKGKILLVSGPSGSGKSTLIKRLITEFGEQIYFSISSTTREMRAGEADGVNYHFISESEFRAGIERGEFLEWALVHGKYYGTSLKAATSELERGKIVIFDIDVQGYEIVRSKVPKSELTSVFITTPSLSELRDRLRARGDNDPADIALRLQNAQEEMERLGEYDYFIINDRLETAYENLRSIYKTIKLETASRDIGKLIEIWKI, from the coding sequence GTGAAAGGCAAAATTTTGCTCGTCTCCGGTCCAAGCGGTAGCGGCAAAAGCACGCTTATAAAGCGTCTTATCACAGAATTTGGCGAGCAGATATACTTCTCGATCTCCTCTACGACGCGCGAAATGCGTGCGGGCGAAGCGGATGGTGTGAATTATCATTTCATAAGCGAGAGCGAGTTTCGCGCAGGCATTGAGCGTGGGGAGTTTTTAGAGTGGGCGTTGGTCCATGGCAAATACTACGGTACTTCGCTAAAAGCCGCTACGAGCGAGCTTGAGCGGGGCAAGATCGTGATTTTTGACATCGATGTGCAAGGATATGAGATCGTGCGCAGCAAAGTGCCTAAAAGCGAGCTTACTAGTGTATTTATTACTACGCCGAGCTTGTCGGAGCTTAGAGATAGGTTGCGCGCTCGTGGCGATAATGATCCCGCCGATATTGCTTTGCGCCTACAAAACGCGCAAGAGGAGATGGAGCGCCTAGGCGAGTATGATTATTTCATAATAAACGACCGCCTGGAAACGGCGTATGAAAATTTAAGATCGATCTATAAAACTATCAAATTAGAAACGGCGAGCCGCGACATAGGCAAGCTAATCGAAATTTGGAAAATTTAA
- a CDS encoding polyphenol oxidase family protein: MTNTEIYRENLELVLDGRGVLAGFSTREGGVSGGAYASLNLGDHVGDDPQNVAHNREILAAALGIAPRNLKFMRQIHSNKVEILRAGSDEISLCDGLVTDLRGVALCVLVADCSPVLIADERRGVVAAVHAGRAGVIGRICTNAINLMSERFGCVAAELKIFVGANIKARNYELGGLDLGEFERYKTQGYFDMNAALRDELAAAGVRNVKFDPRCTFESEQHFSYRRDGVTGRFCGFVMNKI; the protein is encoded by the coding sequence ATGACTAACACCGAAATTTACAGAGAAAATCTTGAGCTTGTATTGGACGGACGCGGCGTGCTGGCGGGCTTTAGCACGCGCGAAGGAGGCGTAAGCGGCGGAGCGTATGCAAGTCTAAATTTAGGGGATCACGTGGGCGACGATCCGCAAAACGTCGCGCATAACCGCGAAATTTTAGCCGCCGCGCTCGGCATCGCGCCGCGAAATTTAAAATTTATGCGCCAGATCCACTCAAACAAAGTTGAAATTTTACGCGCAGGTAGCGATGAAATCTCGCTCTGCGACGGGCTAGTGACCGATCTGCGCGGCGTGGCGCTGTGCGTGCTGGTAGCGGACTGCTCGCCCGTTTTGATCGCGGACGAGCGACGCGGCGTGGTTGCCGCAGTGCATGCGGGGCGCGCGGGCGTGATAGGGCGGATCTGCACGAATGCGATAAATTTGATGAGCGAGCGCTTCGGCTGCGTCGCTGCGGAGCTGAAGATATTCGTGGGCGCGAATATCAAGGCGCGAAACTACGAACTTGGCGGGCTTGATCTGGGCGAGTTTGAGCGCTACAAAACGCAGGGGTATTTTGATATGAACGCCGCGCTGCGCGATGAGCTCGCAGCTGCGGGGGTGCGAAACGTTAAATTTGATCCGCGCTGCACTTTTGAGAGCGAGCAGCATTTTTCTTACCGCAGAGACGGCGTCACTGGGCGCTTCTGCGGCTTTGTGATGAATAAAATTTAA
- a CDS encoding DUF3137 domain-containing protein, with protein sequence MTSELGDYKAFYKDVFVRAAIRGTDSNFSYDPFVGISRKEFRKIGIYSPDEFRAEDQIKGIYKGVKFSLSEAIRIPNGATLELSDSAALNLLSAIVFAWSTMKDMQAFSGSVLVCEFYKKFSGQTIVASRTLNTRFLGEKEQMDDMFFSKEFRVFADDKIEARYLLTPAFMQRLRELKEKFAGKMGVSAAFMDDKLYLFLNGAKNKFETTLFSPPPSLRDAAEIKNEILELLSIIDELSLNQDLSRAAILAD encoded by the coding sequence GTGACCAGCGAGCTGGGGGATTACAAAGCGTTTTACAAAGACGTTTTCGTCCGCGCCGCTATTCGGGGTACAGATTCAAATTTTAGCTACGATCCGTTTGTCGGCATCAGCCGTAAAGAATTTCGCAAAATCGGCATCTATTCGCCCGATGAGTTTCGCGCCGAAGATCAAATAAAGGGCATTTATAAAGGCGTCAAATTTAGCCTCAGCGAAGCGATCCGCATCCCAAACGGCGCGACGCTGGAGCTAAGCGACTCGGCGGCGCTAAATTTGCTATCCGCAATAGTTTTTGCTTGGTCGACGATGAAGGATATGCAGGCGTTCAGCGGCTCGGTCTTGGTCTGCGAGTTTTACAAGAAATTTAGCGGGCAAACTATAGTCGCGAGCCGCACGCTAAACACCAGATTTTTGGGCGAAAAAGAGCAGATGGACGACATGTTTTTTAGCAAAGAATTTAGGGTCTTTGCGGACGATAAGATCGAGGCGCGATATCTTTTGACGCCCGCGTTTATGCAGCGTCTGCGAGAGCTAAAGGAAAAATTCGCGGGAAAAATGGGGGTGAGCGCGGCGTTTATGGACGATAAGCTTTATCTATTTTTAAACGGAGCGAAAAATAAGTTTGAAACAACGCTCTTTTCGCCGCCGCCGAGCTTAAGGGATGCCGCTGAGATCAAAAATGAAATTTTAGAGCTTTTATCGATAATAGACGAGCTAAGCTTGAACCAGGATTTAAGTAGGGCGGCGATTTTGGCTGATTAA